The sequence below is a genomic window from Silene latifolia isolate original U9 population chromosome 7, ASM4854445v1, whole genome shotgun sequence.
ATGTGCCGTCTTTTCCTACCAGGAGGTTTACCAGCCCATCTAGGAATAGGCATACACAGGAGAACCCAGTTACTGAGATGAGGAGGGAATCAGCATTAAATACTTCTGAGCCCAGTCCAAAGGCAAGAAATCCTTCACCAATTCGTAGATTAAGCATGGCAATGGGCAAGATGATAAAAAATAGTGGGTCTCGTGAAAGTTCACCCCTTCGTAGGTCAAGCGCAAAAGATTGCATTACTAAATCAGGGTCAGAGGCAACTGATTCTTCTATGTTTGTTGATAAAAATGATAATCCTTGCAGTGATAAGTTATCgactactactaataatagagGTAGGTCTAGTCCTCTAAGAAGGTTACTCGATCCTCTTCTTAAGCCCAGGGTGTCTAATTGCTCCGACCCATCAAGCAAACATTCATCTTCTAACGATGGTAGTATTAAATCACGTAACAAGCCATTAGATTCCCATCCTGGAAAATCTGTTGAAGTCAATTTGAGATCTGGAAATGCTACAACAAGCGCTAGTGATGCTCACCACAATTCAAATAATGTGTCTTCAACAGTTCAAGCTCTTCTGCAGGTATCATTCAAAAATGGGCTTCCTTTGTTTACTTTTGCCATTGATAATGAGAGCAATATTTTAGCTGCAACGATAAGGAAGTCAAGTGCTCCTGGAAAAGGTCAAAATAGTTGGATTTACACGTTCTTTGCCATCCGTGAAGTCAAGAGAAAGAGTGGTACCTGGTTAAACCCTGGTGGGAAAGGTAGCACTCATGGTTATGTTCCAAATGTTGTCGCTCAAATGAAGGTCTCAGATTCCGTAAGTTCCTCTTCTACCAAACATGAGCGTACAGATTATCTTGTCTCTAGGGAATTTGATCTGTTTGCCGTGGATGTGGGACAAGGAGACGAGCATTCTGCAGATTTTCACCCAACTAATGAGATTGCAGCCATCATTATCAAGCTTCCAAGAATTACTACCAGAAGTAATAGTAAATATGACAACTCTAGCTTTGACTGGTTGGATTTATCACCGGGATCACTGGGTACGACTGTTGTACTTCCTGGTGGTTTGCATACTGTACCTAGTAAAGGAGAAATATCAAAACTCGCTCAGAGATGGAGATCCGGTGGATTATGTGATTGTGGTGGGTGGGATTTGGGTTGTCAGTTGAGAGTTTATACcaataaaaatgaaaatgaaacaaAGTTTGATCCTTCTCGAATTTGCCATATCAAGGACAAGCTTCAGCTATTTTCAGAGGTATTTTCCTGTCATGCTCTTGTCATCAGTCGTCTCTATTTTTTTCTGGTTTAAGTGTTTGACGGGAGCTACAACGACAGTTCTGACAAGTTTATATCCGACCTTGATCGTTGTCATTATGCTGAttgacccgaattatcatgttgcTTAGCGATTTAACATTTTTTTTGCAGGGGGGTCAAGATAACCAACCCATTTTGAGTTTGGCGCCATTTAAGGAAAGGATTTACTCGGTGGAGTTCAGTTCATCATTCTCACTTCTACAAGCCTTCGCTGTAAGTGTATCCTTTTTAGACTCGAAAAGACCTACAGAGCTCATAGAGCCCAGTAGCAGTAGTGTACCTGAAAAGGTCACTCCTGAAGTAGGCCTTTTCGAGTTACCAATTCGTTCAAAGATGTCGAATCAAGTTGAAGCGCCTGGAAGATATGTCTCGTATCCACCCCATTCCCCTGTTGGGAGAGTCTGATACCTCATTTCAACCACTCTAAATCCATAGATCTATATGAAATTTGACAATGTATTCCTTTTAGAGGAATATATTATAACTATTGTAATTACTAATTACCATCctttatattatataaaaaataatgaaataaattatgtgaaGGAGTAGTTAACTATTTTAAATCTAATGCAATTATAGAACTATTTTCGAGTAAAATGTATGTCATGTATGCATTTGAGGATAATATTTAGTGAAATGGAATCAAATTAGTTGCTTTATTATAATTTTGTTGTTTTTCTAGATTTTTTTCGACACGATCACAtgaattattatttatttttatttttgtgttCACTGGTTTGAGCTAATGGTCGAGTGATGTATGCTGATTGCTGGCTCCATACTTTGCTGCCTGGTTAATGTTCCTACTTTATGGCACCAGGGTTTTCTGGCATGTTATATTTTGAGGGGTAGAACCTTGACCAAAATCTTGCAAGAATGTCAACTAACCATTCATACAAAACTATTTGTTTCCCGTAAGGGTGGAGtttagtggttaaaacttgggtgaaatttcTAGGAGACCCAAGTTCAAGCCTCCTCAAGAACAATCTTGTAGAGTCCATGCCTGAGTCTGTCACCCTCGAGTAGTACACAGTCACACCGAAGATAACGGTTGCGAATTCCCccgtctcaaaaaaaaaaaaaaatttatttatttggatGTTGGGGGAACCCGCTCTCTCTTTTTGCCAAAGTGACTGGCTCGAATTCTAGAAGGTATGGTCTAGATTTTCGGGATATAAACACCACCATAAAATTGCTTTGCATGGGCTCGAACGTGAGACTCATCAGAATTTCACCCAAATTTTACCTACTAGATTTCAACCTCGCCCGGTTGTTTTGATGATTTCATTTAGCATAATATCTAAGAAAAAGATAAGATAAAATTTAGGGGACATAATACATCATTTATATTGGATACAATGAATCTTGTGTATCATATGTGAAACTGTATAGAAACGGGTGTGGACAAACCAAGTTAGCTACTCACTGTTATGTTTGATAGGGACTTGCAAAAACGACTCGACTAGGGTTTGATCCGGTACTAAGAAATTAAAATTCGAGAATAATGAAAAAGATTTATGTGTCGAATCCCTTAAAATCGGaacattattatttttatttacctgaatttcttgaaattagataTGTTTTGAATTAGAATGATACTCCATACTTTGTATTGTCACGAATACAAACCCGACAGGACTCGATATATTTTTGTTACAATTCACAATACAAAGGGTCAAATTTGAAGACTAGAGATTAAGCCAATGAGCGTGATGACCCATGTGACCTGTAGGTGGTGTTGCGGTGGGCCGTCAAATGAAAACAATTTAGCCCGCAACTACTAGCCTTACATCTCCAAATATTCATGTGGTCTTCTCAAATCCATTAATATATTACTTGTGCAATAATAGTGAATCaattaaatttttttattattattttgggtAGTGCAGCTGTATTTTTTTagtcacaaattcttgtttcagaccggcacttttggtcttatttgtcagacggataaaatgttgtcattttttaagaaaatataaccaattaattcacaaaatgttatgactagaggtgtcattttttaccttgaaaatgatgtgaacaataatggtaacatgttatcaaaaaataacaacattttattctAAAATGATGACAGGTTACCCGTTTTATTTCAAaccaaaagcaatggtcttaagaaaaacggactgTCAAATGAGAATTTAGAggaaaagttgaaaaatttggaAATTCAATTTTCAAATAGACTAATAAAATTTCATCTAacatttaataatttttttataaGATTCGATCAGGATAATATTGATGACTTATACCTCCTTTTTTTCTAACCATTCATTCAATTTTCCATGTAATTTTATCAATATTTATTATTTACACCAATGTCAcaatttattttgatagtattTGCTTGTAGAAGTGAACATATAATAAAAGAAAAATGTTACAATAAATTTAGGGTGGTCATAGACCTCATAGTACATTAGTACCACTAGCAAAGGTACTTTGGCCACGGACCATAGTAATTGAAAGAGCTAGATTATTTAATCAAACACCGTGAGTTAGTTTATTTTGTTGCGTCACTATCACTCTTTATACTTTTATTCTATATTCCAGTGAATAGTTTACACTTATTTTATTTCGTGA
It includes:
- the LOC141591550 gene encoding uncharacterized protein LOC141591550; the encoded protein is MEPLRDSRSISRGRIVSGGTETTCAPHTRHGTKLRDVLMSDKPTLSYADFHHELTKNPALPKYVSSQQRRELERKNLKEEELVRYMSNLPSYLEKGKNYQEKALNVGVLDWRYLEKWRNSQKPIPPKHSGYSPSSTSTSLFSSDGSSTRSSKGQNFSPASQKLQHFSLQSQMEASPKEGHVQDAKNSSSGRGHSFSPARHITQRSMSQCHPHKVYSGGGIPHEIEIFGGNAHKFQDSSHSTVSRGNHISRQHMVFGERKETDMKLALETRRKLIPDTSDVAATLKGKKIQHAGSTEETRRLRETNLKVCDREKSGVVVMPRDQLEHSRCGFTGLASFTANDRLSVEPGEKFLLARNNLEGRRLFSNDVCTQLGTTVSSQASHISRQSTSKTFQSPSRNNRQGDRAPTEAPHVPSFPTRRFTSPSRNRHTQENPVTEMRRESALNTSEPSPKARNPSPIRRLSMAMGKMIKNSGSRESSPLRRSSAKDCITKSGSEATDSSMFVDKNDNPCSDKLSTTTNNRGRSSPLRRLLDPLLKPRVSNCSDPSSKHSSSNDGSIKSRNKPLDSHPGKSVEVNLRSGNATTSASDAHHNSNNVSSTVQALLQVSFKNGLPLFTFAIDNESNILAATIRKSSAPGKGQNSWIYTFFAIREVKRKSGTWLNPGGKGSTHGYVPNVVAQMKVSDSVSSSSTKHERTDYLVSREFDLFAVDVGQGDEHSADFHPTNEIAAIIIKLPRITTRSNSKYDNSSFDWLDLSPGSLGTTVVLPGGLHTVPSKGEISKLAQRWRSGGLCDCGGWDLGCQLRVYTNKNENETKFDPSRICHIKDKLQLFSEGGQDNQPILSLAPFKERIYSVEFSSSFSLLQAFAVSVSFLDSKRPTELIEPSSSSVPEKVTPEVGLFELPIRSKMSNQVEAPGRYVSYPPHSPVGRV